The following coding sequences are from one Aliarcobacter skirrowii CCUG 10374 window:
- the map gene encoding type I methionyl aminopeptidase: MSIALRKPNEIEKLYIANQAVAKTLKYLEENVKAGMTLKEVDAMGEKVIKSLGARAAFKGLYGFPNAVCTSLNEVIIHGIPSDTVLKEGDILGLDIGTEVDGWYGDSAITMPIGKISKEDEKLIACAKDALYYAIEIIEEGMRFKELSKAIEDFIVARGFVPLIRFCGHGIGRKPHEDPEIPNYLEHGNAKSGPKIKNGMVFCIEPMICQKDRNPVILDNGWDVVSADGLRGSHYEHTVAVVDGRAVILSKIED, encoded by the coding sequence ATGTCTATCGCTCTTAGAAAACCAAATGAGATTGAAAAACTTTATATTGCAAATCAAGCAGTTGCTAAAACATTAAAATATCTTGAAGAGAATGTAAAAGCAGGTATGACTTTAAAAGAGGTTGATGCTATGGGCGAAAAAGTAATTAAAAGCCTAGGAGCAAGAGCTGCTTTTAAAGGACTTTATGGATTTCCAAATGCAGTTTGTACTTCATTAAATGAGGTTATAATTCATGGAATTCCATCTGATACTGTTTTAAAAGAGGGAGATATTTTAGGTCTTGATATTGGAACAGAAGTTGATGGTTGGTATGGTGATAGTGCAATTACTATGCCAATTGGAAAGATTTCAAAAGAAGATGAGAAATTAATTGCTTGTGCTAAAGATGCTTTATATTATGCAATTGAAATTATTGAAGAGGGCATGAGATTTAAAGAACTATCAAAAGCAATAGAAGATTTTATAGTTGCTAGAGGATTTGTTCCATTGATTCGATTTTGTGGACACGGAATTGGAAGAAAACCACATGAAGATCCTGAAATTCCTAATTACTTGGAACACGGAAATGCAAAATCTGGACCAAAAATAAAAAATGGTATGGTTTTTTGTATTGAACCTATGATTTGTCAGAAAGATAGAAATCCAGTTATTTTAGATAATGGTTGGGATGTTGTATCTGCTGATGGTTTAAGAGGTAGCCATTATGAGCATACAGTTGCTGTTGTTGATGGACGAGCAGTTATTTTAAGTAAGATAGAAGATTAA
- the infA gene encoding translation initiation factor IF-1 has protein sequence MAKDDVIVIDGKVIEALPNAMFRVQLDNGHIVLCHISGKMRMHYIKILPNDTVTVEITPYSLDKGRIVHRKK, from the coding sequence GTGGCAAAAGATGATGTAATCGTAATTGATGGAAAAGTTATAGAGGCTTTACCAAATGCAATGTTTAGAGTACAGTTAGATAATGGACATATAGTTTTGTGTCATATCTCAGGAAAGATGAGAATGCACTATATAAAAATATTACCAAATGATACTGTAACAGTAGAAATTACGCCTTATTCACTTGATAAAGGCAGAATAGTACATAGAAAAAAATAG
- a CDS encoding uracil-DNA glycosylase yields the protein MTKTKKAEILRYLHSLKLFGFNYAQDIVLQKSSSCDSTLSSDINELKARVENCHLCELSKSRKNPLFSYGNLNSKIVFICDEPTKSEDELGSFYSGISGDMLLNMIEKVLKLKKEDVYITTLVKCRGRSEATIENFDSCSCYLFRQLDIVKPKIIVAFGERVFSYLLKDGEDFSQKRGEILNFNKSLFIGTYSTTFLLKNPSFKKEAFEDLLKIKKLYEEIN from the coding sequence ATGACAAAAACAAAAAAAGCAGAAATTTTAAGATATTTACACAGTTTAAAACTTTTTGGGTTTAATTATGCTCAGGATATAGTTTTACAAAAGAGTTCATCTTGTGATTCTACTCTTTCTTCTGATATTAATGAACTTAAAGCAAGAGTTGAGAATTGTCATTTATGTGAACTTTCAAAAAGTAGAAAAAATCCTCTTTTTTCGTATGGAAATTTAAATAGTAAAATAGTTTTTATTTGTGATGAACCAACAAAAAGTGAAGATGAGCTAGGTTCATTTTATTCAGGTATTAGTGGTGATATGTTACTTAATATGATAGAAAAAGTTTTAAAACTAAAAAAAGAGGATGTCTATATTACTACATTGGTAAAATGTAGAGGAAGAAGTGAAGCTACTATTGAAAATTTTGATAGTTGTAGTTGTTACTTATTTAGGCAATTAGATATTGTAAAACCAAAAATTATTGTTGCTTTTGGAGAGAGAGTTTTTAGTTATTTATTAAAAGATGGTGAAGATTTTTCTCAAAAAAGAGGAGAAATTTTAAATTTTAATAAATCTTTATTCATAGGAACTTATTCAACAACTTTTTTATTAAAGAATCCATCTTTTAAAAAAGAGGCATTTGAAGATTTATTAAAAATTAAAAAATTGTATGAGGAGATAAATTGA